One Pseudochaenichthys georgianus chromosome 7, fPseGeo1.2, whole genome shotgun sequence DNA segment encodes these proteins:
- the kiaa2013 gene encoding uncharacterized protein KIAA2013 homolog isoform X1, protein MWLQQRLKGLPGLLSSSWARRLLIGLLLFLIFYWYLGAERRWSFFSGSAMPGGAAGQCLLAEIHRWKSLVERGEGIYSTPQEQLDTPFVSGNGHILLDIDSNKLWVALSSQPGSAPVHQTEYSPRVNVHLEGNRAEVQATMLWFRKGAVLSVRCASPTESQSARDCVSIREEFVAHRSRPNVFLQRIHINNPSDRPVSLDVSSDNLPSGSKFSTSVEKLEDREIMLSSGRVPVENSRMVLVVVVTKKLSSRIQVPAKVEHTENILSVVWTSEPIEASKLEETFSALREGAKKELGELLRASLEELVVDHQQAWMDLFISGVEMRKITDSHTPSSRTVNTTLYYILSSSPAPLLDRRLSGEERVRLESSLNYADHCFSGHATMHAENLWPERVSSAAQILQLVTLWTLTLQKRGCKVLVAAGAHGNMQAMALSFGGLQFTENHLQFQADPDVLHNSYALRGIHYNQDLISLAVLLDAEGKPFLHVSVKQQEQPVKLYACEAGCLNEPVELTSEVKGHTFPVMVTQPITPLLYISTDLRHLQDLRHTLHLKAILAHEEHMANRYPGLPFLFWFSVASLITLFHLFLFKLIYNEYCGPGAKPLFRSKQVANRTEEVCSDTKGAV, encoded by the exons ATGTGGCTGCAGCAGAGACTGAAGGGGCTCCCGGGCTTGTTGTCCAGCAGCTGGGCGAGGAGGCTCCTCATCGGGCTGCTGCTCTTCCTCATTTTCTACTGGTACCTGGGAGCGGAGCGCAGGTGGAGCTTCTTCAGCGGCTCGGCCATGCCCGGCGGGGCGGCCGGACAGTGCCTCCTGGCCGAGATCCACAGGTGGAAGTCCCTGGTGGAGCGGGGAGAGGGGATCTACAGCACGCCGCAGGAACAGCTGGACACTCCTTTTGTGTCAG GTAACGGCCACATTCTCCTTGACATTGACTCTAACAAGCTGTGGGTGGCGCTGTCCTCCCAGCCCGGCTCGGCTCCGGTCCACCAGACTGAATACTCTCCCAGAGTCAATGTGCACCTGGAGGGGAACCGGGCCGAGGTGCAGGCCACCATGCTGTGGTTCCGGAAAGGAGCCGTGCTGTCGGTCCGCTGCGCCTCGCCCACCGAGTCGCAGTCAGCCCGGGACTGCGTTTCCATCCGAGAGGAGTTCGTGGCGCACAGGAGCAGACCCAACGTCTTTCTGCAGCGAATCCACATCAACAACCCATCCGACAGGCCCGTGTCTCTGGACGTGTCCTCTGACAACCTGCCCTCTGGTAGCAAGTTCTCCACCAGTGTGGAGAAGCTGGAGGACCGAGAGATCATGCTCTCCTCCGGCAGGGTGCCTGTGGAGAACAGCCGCATGGTGCTGGTGGTGGTGGTCACCAAGAAGCTGAGCAGCCGGATCCAGGTCCCCGCTAAGGTCGAGCACACGGAGAACATCTTGTCTGTGGTTTGGACCTCGGAGCCCATCGAGGCGTCCAAGCTGGAGGAGACCTTCAGCGCCCTCAGAGAGGGAGCCAAGAAGGAGCTGGGCGAGCTGCTGAGGGCCAGCCTGGAGGAGCTGGTGGTGGACCACCAGCAGGCCTGGATGGACCTCTTCATCTCAG GTGTTGAAATGAGGAAGATCACAGACTCCCACACCCCGTCGAGCCGCACGGTGAACACCACCCTGTACTACATCCTGTCCTCCTCCCCGGCCCCCCTCCTGGACCGCAGGCTGAGCGGAGAGGAGCGCGTCCGCCTGGAGTCCAGCCTGAACTACGCCGACCACTGCTTCAGCGGCCACGCCACCATGCACGCGGAGAACCTGTGGCCGGAGAGGGTGAGCAGCGCGGCGCAGATCCTGCAGCTGGTCACGCTGTGGACCCTCACGCTGCAGAAGAGGGGCTGCAAGGTGCTGGTGGCGGCCGGGGCCCACGGCAACATGCAGGCCATGGCGCTCAGCTTCGGGGGCCTCCAGTTCACCGAGAACCACCTCCAGTTCCAGGCCGACCCGGACGTGCTGCACAACAGCTACGCCCTGCGGGGGATCCACTACAACCAGGACCTGATCAGCCTGGCGGTGCTGCTGGACGCCGAGGGGAAGCCCTTCCTCCACGTGTCGGTGAAGCAGCAGGAGCAGCCGGTGAAGCTGTACGCCTGCGAGGCCGGCTGCCTCAACGAGCCCGTGGAGCTGACCTccgaggtcaaaggtcacacctTCCCCGTGATGGTGACGCAGCCCATCACCCCGCTGCTGTACATCTCCACAGACCTGCGCCATCTGCAGGACCTCCGCCACACCCTGCACCTCAAGGCCATCCTGGCCCACGAGGAGCACATGGCCAACAGGTACCCCGGCCTGCCCTTCCTCTTCTGGTTCAGCGTGGCCTCGCTCATAACGCTCTTCCACCTCTTCCTCTTCAAGCTCATATACAACGAGTACTGTGGGCCGGGAGCCAAGCCCCTCTTCAGGAGCAAG CAGGTGGCCAACAGGACTGAGGAAGTCTGCTCTGACACCAAGGGTGCAGTTTGA
- the kiaa2013 gene encoding uncharacterized protein KIAA2013 homolog isoform X2 — protein MWLQQRLKGLPGLLSSSWARRLLIGLLLFLIFYWYLGAERRWSFFSGSAMPGGAAGQCLLAEIHRWKSLVERGEGIYSTPQEQLDTPFVSGNGHILLDIDSNKLWVALSSQPGSAPVHQTEYSPRVNVHLEGNRAEVQATMLWFRKGAVLSVRCASPTESQSARDCVSIREEFVAHRSRPNVFLQRIHINNPSDRPVSLDVSSDNLPSGSKFSTSVEKLEDREIMLSSGRVPVENSRMVLVVVVTKKLSSRIQVPAKVEHTENILSVVWTSEPIEASKLEETFSALREGAKKELGELLRASLEELVVDHQQAWMDLFISGVEMRKITDSHTPSSRTVNTTLYYILSSSPAPLLDRRLSGEERVRLESSLNYADHCFSGHATMHAENLWPERVSSAAQILQLVTLWTLTLQKRGCKVLVAAGAHGNMQAMALSFGGLQFTENHLQFQADPDVLHNSYALRGIHYNQDLISLAVLLDAEGKPFLHVSVKQQEQPVKLYACEAGCLNEPVELTSEVKGHTFPVMVTQPITPLLYISTDLRHLQDLRHTLHLKAILAHEEHMANRYPGLPFLFWFSVASLITLFHLFLFKLIYNEYCGPGAKPLFRSKVANRTEEVCSDTKGAV, from the exons ATGTGGCTGCAGCAGAGACTGAAGGGGCTCCCGGGCTTGTTGTCCAGCAGCTGGGCGAGGAGGCTCCTCATCGGGCTGCTGCTCTTCCTCATTTTCTACTGGTACCTGGGAGCGGAGCGCAGGTGGAGCTTCTTCAGCGGCTCGGCCATGCCCGGCGGGGCGGCCGGACAGTGCCTCCTGGCCGAGATCCACAGGTGGAAGTCCCTGGTGGAGCGGGGAGAGGGGATCTACAGCACGCCGCAGGAACAGCTGGACACTCCTTTTGTGTCAG GTAACGGCCACATTCTCCTTGACATTGACTCTAACAAGCTGTGGGTGGCGCTGTCCTCCCAGCCCGGCTCGGCTCCGGTCCACCAGACTGAATACTCTCCCAGAGTCAATGTGCACCTGGAGGGGAACCGGGCCGAGGTGCAGGCCACCATGCTGTGGTTCCGGAAAGGAGCCGTGCTGTCGGTCCGCTGCGCCTCGCCCACCGAGTCGCAGTCAGCCCGGGACTGCGTTTCCATCCGAGAGGAGTTCGTGGCGCACAGGAGCAGACCCAACGTCTTTCTGCAGCGAATCCACATCAACAACCCATCCGACAGGCCCGTGTCTCTGGACGTGTCCTCTGACAACCTGCCCTCTGGTAGCAAGTTCTCCACCAGTGTGGAGAAGCTGGAGGACCGAGAGATCATGCTCTCCTCCGGCAGGGTGCCTGTGGAGAACAGCCGCATGGTGCTGGTGGTGGTGGTCACCAAGAAGCTGAGCAGCCGGATCCAGGTCCCCGCTAAGGTCGAGCACACGGAGAACATCTTGTCTGTGGTTTGGACCTCGGAGCCCATCGAGGCGTCCAAGCTGGAGGAGACCTTCAGCGCCCTCAGAGAGGGAGCCAAGAAGGAGCTGGGCGAGCTGCTGAGGGCCAGCCTGGAGGAGCTGGTGGTGGACCACCAGCAGGCCTGGATGGACCTCTTCATCTCAG GTGTTGAAATGAGGAAGATCACAGACTCCCACACCCCGTCGAGCCGCACGGTGAACACCACCCTGTACTACATCCTGTCCTCCTCCCCGGCCCCCCTCCTGGACCGCAGGCTGAGCGGAGAGGAGCGCGTCCGCCTGGAGTCCAGCCTGAACTACGCCGACCACTGCTTCAGCGGCCACGCCACCATGCACGCGGAGAACCTGTGGCCGGAGAGGGTGAGCAGCGCGGCGCAGATCCTGCAGCTGGTCACGCTGTGGACCCTCACGCTGCAGAAGAGGGGCTGCAAGGTGCTGGTGGCGGCCGGGGCCCACGGCAACATGCAGGCCATGGCGCTCAGCTTCGGGGGCCTCCAGTTCACCGAGAACCACCTCCAGTTCCAGGCCGACCCGGACGTGCTGCACAACAGCTACGCCCTGCGGGGGATCCACTACAACCAGGACCTGATCAGCCTGGCGGTGCTGCTGGACGCCGAGGGGAAGCCCTTCCTCCACGTGTCGGTGAAGCAGCAGGAGCAGCCGGTGAAGCTGTACGCCTGCGAGGCCGGCTGCCTCAACGAGCCCGTGGAGCTGACCTccgaggtcaaaggtcacacctTCCCCGTGATGGTGACGCAGCCCATCACCCCGCTGCTGTACATCTCCACAGACCTGCGCCATCTGCAGGACCTCCGCCACACCCTGCACCTCAAGGCCATCCTGGCCCACGAGGAGCACATGGCCAACAGGTACCCCGGCCTGCCCTTCCTCTTCTGGTTCAGCGTGGCCTCGCTCATAACGCTCTTCCACCTCTTCCTCTTCAAGCTCATATACAACGAGTACTGTGGGCCGGGAGCCAAGCCCCTCTTCAGGAGCAAG GTGGCCAACAGGACTGAGGAAGTCTGCTCTGACACCAAGGGTGCAGTTTGA
- the LOC117448930 gene encoding polyhomeotic-like protein 2, translating to MTSGNGNTNSNSSRGKGESRAAQALMRCHILTHLIEGFVIQEGAEPFPVERPSFSVESLRRHAADSKVDLLSPKELKAKQEPMLTCELCGRVDFSYVFKRSKRFCSNVCAKRYNVGCTKRVGLFPNRKATLENMKKQRALSGELDHCSLEPKKKKPAAAAAASPSTGQSLHPAQGQSSQCSDLPGYKRPPSPLSATQPFCFLPSDPGQWNIDEVYEFMSSLPDCLQVAEEFRSQEIDGQALLLLKEDHLMATMNIKLGPALKIYAQISTLKDS from the exons ATGACCTCTGGGAACGGAAACACTAACAGCAACAGCAGCCGAGGCAAAGGAGAGAGCCGAGCAGCCCAGGCCCTCATGAGGTGCCACATCCTCACCCACCTGATAGAGGGCTTCGTCATCCAGGAGGGGGCCGAGCCGTTCCCC GTGGAGCGTCCCTCTTTCTCCGTGGAGAGTCTGAGGAGACACGCTGCAGACTCAAAGGTGGACCTCCTCTCACCAAAGG AGCTGAAGGCCAAGCAGGAGCCCATGCTGACCTGTGAGCTGTGTGGCAGGGTGGACTTCTCCTACGTCTTCAAACGGTCCAAGAGGTTCTGTTCCAACGTGTGCGCCAAGCG CTACAACGTGGGGTGCACCAAGAGAGTGGGCCTCTTCCCAAACCGGAAAGCCACGCTGGAGAACATGAAGAAGCAGAGGGCGCTGAGCGGAGAGCTGGATCACTGCAGCCTGGAGCCCAAGAAGAAG AAGCCTgctgccgccgccgccgcctctCCCTCCACCGGCCAGTCGCTGCACCCCGCTCAGGGACAGTCCAGCCAATGCTCAGACCTGCCTGGGTACAAGAGACCCCCGTCCCCCCTGTCAGCCACGCAGCCCTTCTGCTTCCTGCCCTCTGACCCGGGCCAGTGGAACATAGACGAGGTGTATGAGTTCATGTCCTCTCTGCCAG ACTGTCTGCAGGTGGCTGAGGAGTTCCGCTCCCAGGAGATCGATGGGCaggccctgctgctgctgaaggaggacCACCTCATGGCCACCATGAACATCAAGCTGGGGCCCGCACTGAAGATCTACGCCCAGATCAGCACGCTCAAAGACTCGtag